A window of the Deinococcus fonticola genome harbors these coding sequences:
- a CDS encoding DNA methyltransferase, translating to MPVELMWDGKYKDGKRVQPVRLALPFQTIETINESNQQRMQMLDMFSSGGEDTEWRNRLIWGDKKYVLPSLLEEFRGKVALIYIDPPFATGADFSFTAQIPDDPDTEGNQAANFVKQPSILEQKAYRDTWGRGLDGFLQWFYETASVLKDLLASNGGLYVHIDANISHYIKAVLDDVLGQQHYINEITWKRTTTKNDYQQGAKNWPRAREIILYYRLSESGGVFNQQFSAYADDYKETRYKNTDPDGRQYTLSDLTAPGAGTRGHPIYEFMGVTKAWRYNKAKMEELLAQGRIVQSAPGKVPRIKRYLDEMPGIAVTDIWDDIQPVNSMAEERVNYPTQKPEALLERIIKASSNEGDLVLDCFCGSGTTAAVAEKLGRRWITCDLGRFAIHTTRKRLLSIEGVKPFVVQNLGKYERQAWQAAEWENEEVGRAREAAYRQFILKLYGAEEFPGGTWTHGVKAGRLVHVGAVDAPVTEGDLKAIVREVFKRAGGAGAKAAADVLGWDFAFELNETGLNMAREAGVDIKFKKIPREVLEKKAVDQGDIRFYELGAVEVKSEVKARKLTLTLEDFLMPQDDIPDEIQKGITHWSQLVDYWAVDWDFKGDTFHNQWQAYRTKKQTKLELKATHTYEERGKYTVLVKVIDILGNDTTKTLTVEVI from the coding sequence CTCATGTGGGATGGAAAGTACAAGGACGGCAAGCGCGTCCAGCCCGTCCGCCTCGCCCTACCGTTCCAGACCATCGAGACCATCAACGAGAGCAACCAGCAGCGCATGCAGATGCTCGACATGTTCAGCAGCGGCGGTGAGGACACCGAGTGGCGCAACCGCCTGATCTGGGGTGACAAAAAGTACGTACTGCCCAGCCTGCTCGAAGAATTCCGGGGAAAAGTTGCTCTGATCTACATTGACCCGCCCTTCGCCACGGGTGCAGATTTCTCTTTCACGGCCCAAATCCCCGATGACCCCGATACCGAAGGTAACCAGGCTGCTAACTTCGTGAAGCAGCCCAGCATCTTGGAACAGAAAGCGTACAGGGATACTTGGGGACGAGGACTTGATGGGTTTTTGCAGTGGTTCTATGAAACCGCTAGTGTTCTCAAAGATCTTCTTGCTTCCAACGGTGGTTTATACGTCCATATTGATGCGAATATTAGCCATTACATTAAGGCTGTCTTAGATGATGTCCTCGGTCAACAACACTACATCAATGAGATTACATGGAAACGCACAACTACGAAAAATGATTATCAACAGGGTGCAAAAAATTGGCCCAGGGCGCGAGAGATAATTCTATATTATAGACTTTCTGAGTCCGGCGGTGTCTTCAATCAGCAGTTCTCGGCATACGCAGATGACTACAAAGAGACTCGCTATAAGAATACCGACCCCGATGGGCGTCAATATACGTTAAGCGATTTAACAGCTCCGGGAGCGGGAACAAGGGGACACCCAATTTATGAATTCATGGGAGTCACAAAAGCTTGGCGATATAACAAAGCAAAGATGGAGGAGCTACTTGCACAAGGACGCATTGTTCAGTCAGCGCCCGGTAAAGTTCCCAGGATCAAACGTTATCTCGATGAAATGCCGGGGATTGCTGTAACAGATATTTGGGACGATATTCAGCCTGTGAACTCGATGGCTGAGGAGCGCGTCAACTACCCAACTCAAAAGCCTGAAGCCCTGCTTGAGCGCATCATCAAAGCCTCTTCCAACGAGGGTGACCTTGTACTCGACTGCTTCTGTGGGTCGGGCACCACAGCAGCGGTGGCCGAGAAGCTGGGGCGGCGCTGGATCACCTGTGATCTGGGGCGCTTTGCCATCCACACCACGCGCAAGCGTCTGCTCAGCATCGAAGGCGTGAAGCCCTTCGTGGTGCAGAACCTTGGTAAGTACGAGCGGCAGGCGTGGCAGGCCGCCGAGTGGGAGAACGAGGAAGTTGGGCGGGCGCGGGAAGCCGCGTACCGTCAGTTCATCCTGAAGCTGTACGGCGCAGAGGAGTTTCCCGGTGGCACCTGGACGCACGGGGTCAAGGCGGGGCGGCTGGTGCATGTGGGCGCGGTAGACGCCCCCGTAACCGAGGGTGACCTGAAGGCCATCGTGCGCGAGGTCTTCAAGCGGGCGGGAGGTGCTGGAGCCAAGGCCGCAGCGGATGTGCTCGGCTGGGACTTTGCCTTCGAGCTGAACGAGACGGGCCTGAACATGGCGCGGGAAGCGGGCGTGGACATCAAGTTCAAGAAGATCCCCCGCGAGGTGCTGGAGAAGAAGGCCGTGGATCAGGGGGACATCCGCTTCTACGAGCTGGGCGCGGTGGAGGTTAAGTCCGAGGTCAAGGCCCGCAAGCTGACCCTGACGCTGGAGGACTTCCTGATGCCGCAGGACGACATCCCCGATGAGATTCAGAAGGGCATCACGCACTGGTCGCAGTTGGTCGACTACTGGGCGGTGGACTGGGATTTCAAGGGCGATACCTTCCACAACCAGTGGCAGGCGTACCGCACCAAGAAGCAGACCAAGCTGGAACTCAAGGCCACGCACACCTACGAGGAACGCGGGAAGTACACCGTGCTGGTCAAGGTGATCGACATTCTGGGCAACGACACCACCAAGACCCTGACGGTGGAGGTGATCTGA
- a CDS encoding HipA family kinase yields MPKAESHVDAVGRGGSKPQRFLLDSGLDLCAVKFQQCPQGHRVLCNEWLGHNLAQFLGVRVPRFGLVQVPAEALPPGGLTVLDPEDQPVALQPGIHFYSQWLEPATELTPSDLVMKSLFSDIPMLAGVILLDMLMDNWDRELSNPNLLVSRHTGIAQIYMVDTGNAFGSPFWGLGDLNPAYSRFNNPDDPLPYYSPHLPLLRAINVTQDFAPFLHQLSLVDRTMLTGLVNALPSEWGVTVTEGEALVNFLDARARQIPAHMAQRLKRREWWK; encoded by the coding sequence TTGCCGAAAGCTGAAAGCCACGTTGATGCTGTCGGGCGCGGCGGGTCGAAGCCTCAGCGGTTCCTGCTGGACAGCGGGCTTGACCTTTGTGCCGTGAAGTTCCAGCAGTGTCCGCAGGGCCACCGGGTACTGTGCAACGAGTGGCTGGGGCATAACCTCGCCCAGTTCCTTGGGGTCAGGGTGCCGCGCTTTGGGCTGGTGCAGGTTCCGGCTGAGGCCCTGCCGCCTGGTGGGTTGACGGTGCTTGACCCGGAAGACCAACCTGTGGCGCTTCAACCGGGCATCCACTTCTACTCGCAGTGGTTGGAACCTGCGACCGAACTGACGCCCAGCGATCTGGTGATGAAGAGCCTGTTCAGCGACATCCCTATGCTGGCTGGGGTCATCTTGCTGGACATGCTTATGGACAACTGGGACAGGGAACTGAGCAATCCGAACCTGCTGGTCTCCCGACATACGGGAATAGCTCAGATCTACATGGTCGATACCGGGAACGCTTTCGGCAGCCCTTTCTGGGGACTGGGCGACTTGAACCCGGCCTACTCGCGGTTCAACAACCCGGACGATCCACTGCCCTACTACTCCCCACACCTTCCACTGCTGCGGGCTATCAACGTGACGCAGGATTTTGCTCCCTTCCTGCACCAGTTGAGTCTGGTTGACCGGACTATGTTGACAGGGTTAGTGAACGCTCTACCCTCTGAGTGGGGGGTCACTGTCACTGAAGGTGAGGCTTTAGTAAACTTCCTAGACGCCCGTGCCCGGCAAATACCAGCGCACATGGCGCAGCGCCTGAAAAGGAGGGAGTGGTGGAAATGA
- a CDS encoding DUF3037 domain-containing protein, giving the protein MTAQHAKTEPEAAPRRALYAIVRYVPSILRGEFVNVGVLVVIPGATEWSLTQLPGFGKGSHAKRLPGSDGIFIGHAMTSLRDMLERMSREPWTEERLAALCAMYAANNVQLSPLRSAVATDAKALSEFMFARFVEDPTAKTEKTVRGKRVIREKVRKIFAAQHLFELGLEEDFVLPVKSRPVVDMAYKNGVWHCYQAIPFDLPERDVVDYVNAYRMVADDAQHSSDADLREGVFVAFTNEHGDPTLRDDLIGVMREDGIQVAHVDEAPAIADDIAAHLRSHDSQQPFHA; this is encoded by the coding sequence ATGACGGCTCAGCACGCAAAAACCGAACCTGAAGCAGCTCCCAGAAGGGCGCTGTATGCCATTGTGCGCTACGTCCCCAGCATTCTGCGCGGCGAGTTCGTCAACGTGGGTGTGCTGGTGGTGATTCCGGGAGCGACAGAGTGGAGCCTGACCCAGTTGCCCGGTTTTGGCAAAGGATCACATGCCAAGCGGCTGCCCGGCAGTGACGGCATCTTCATTGGACATGCCATGACCAGCCTGCGCGACATGCTGGAGCGCATGAGCCGTGAGCCCTGGACAGAAGAGCGGCTGGCGGCGCTCTGTGCCATGTACGCCGCCAACAATGTCCAACTCTCGCCCCTGCGGAGTGCTGTTGCTACAGATGCCAAGGCGCTGAGCGAGTTCATGTTTGCGCGATTCGTGGAAGATCCGACTGCCAAGACCGAGAAAACTGTCCGTGGCAAGCGGGTCATCCGCGAGAAGGTCAGGAAGATTTTCGCAGCCCAGCACCTCTTTGAGCTGGGCCTGGAAGAAGACTTTGTGTTGCCCGTCAAGTCCCGCCCCGTGGTTGACATGGCGTACAAGAACGGGGTCTGGCACTGCTATCAGGCTATTCCCTTCGACTTGCCTGAGCGCGACGTGGTTGATTACGTCAACGCTTATCGCATGGTGGCCGACGATGCTCAGCATTCCAGTGATGCCGACCTGCGAGAGGGCGTCTTTGTGGCGTTCACCAATGAGCATGGTGATCCCACACTCCGCGACGACTTGATAGGAGTGATGCGGGAGGACGGTATTCAGGTGGCTCACGTGGATGAAGCCCCTGCTATTGCGGATGACATCGCGGCTCACCTGCGCTCCCACGACAGTCAGCAGCCTTTCCACGCCTGA